CTGGTGCGACGACTTGCCGAATCGAGTCCGTCTGGGTCACTTTCCGGGTTTGCGCTGCAGGCCGGGGTCTTGATCGGCGTGGCGACATACATGCGCCCCACATGGTTGCTGGTGGGACCTGGCGTGGGCCTGCTGATCATGCTATTCGGCCCGCAGACGCTCGTCATGCGAACGCGTCTGGCCGCACTGATTTGCGTCGGAGTGGCAGTGACGCTTGCACCCTGGACGATTCGAAATTACCAGATCACGCATCATGTCATTCCGACGACGTTATGGGTCGGACCCAGCCTGTATGACGGACTGAATCCGAGCGCCAATGGCGACAGCGACATGACGTTCTTCGAGGACGACAAGCTGCTGCACGTGATGTCTGAGTACGAAATGGATCAGGAGTACCGGCGACGCGCCTGGAGTTTCGCGCGCGAGAACCCGCAGAAGACCTTGTGGCTCGCTCTGCAGAAACAGATTCGCTACTGGAGTCCGTCACCCAATTCCGTTCAGTTTCGGGCGGCTGCTTTCCATCTAGTGGCCTGGGCCAGTTATCTGCCGCTGCTGCTGTTCTCGCTGGTCGGTTTCTACGCCGCGCGACGCGACTTCTGGTTGCTGATTCTGACAACGGCACCAATTCTGTATTTCGCGGCGCTGCATTTGCTGTTCGTCGGTTCGCTTCGATATCGGTTACCAGCCGAGTTTCCACTCGCGGTATTGGCGGCCGTCGGCATCGTGTATTGCTGGTCAGGTTCAAGTGGTTCCGCGGCGGCCGTTACCAGTCCCCCGCTTGTAAAAAGTCCATAGGGTCCCCTGTCCCTTGTTGTGAGTGAGTTCAACCTTGGCAGCCATCCTGAGATGGATGTTCGTCCTGACCCTGCTGACCACAGTGGCCGGGGGCGGCGCGGCCTATTGGATGTATTCCCGCAGTGATGAGGGGTTGCGCGCGTATGTGCTGGGGCAGCTGCAGACCGCCGCACCGACGTTGAAGATCGAACTGGGGCGGGCACATTTCGACTATATCTTTGGCCGAGTTTACCTGTACGACCTGCGAATGTTTCGCCCCGAGGACAACGATGACAATCCGTCGCTCGAAATTCCTGAGATCATTGCGACGCTCGAGTCCACGGCTCTAACGGATTTCGAAGATGTCGTTGTGCAGAAGCTGTATCTTGTGAAGCCGACGCTACGGCTGTCGCGGGCGGCGGACGGCAATTGGAATTTGCCCGCGTTCGTGCCTCCGCCGAATCCGAGTTCGACGTTGCCCGATCTCGAGATCGAGCATGCCCTGGTTCAACTCGAGTTCCAGTTGGCCGATCAGCGACGACGTCAGTTGAAGCTTCGAAATCTCAATGTGTCAGCCCGACCTCGAGACGCACGGCGGATGGCGATTATTGTCGCCACCCAGATTGAACCGGCTGGACCACTCACGCTCGATATCGATGCCGCTCTGGATGGTTCCAAATGGACTTGTCGATCGCACGAGCCTTGGAAGGTTCCCGTCGATGAAAAGCTGCTGCAGTTGCTGTGCGACCTTTCGCCAGACATTGCCGAGAAAGTCGTATCCGCCGGGGAATGGATGGAATCGCTGAAAGCCCGTCAAGAGGCGACGACTTTGAACGCGAACGGTGAACTGCCATCGTCACCCATGAAGCTGGCTTCGCAATTTTCCGCCACGCAGATGGTTGTTCCCGATTTCGGCGTTCGTTGCCAATGCGGTTTGACCTTCCGAGTTCAAAAGGAATCCGCCGAAAAGACGCCGACCGTACAGGTTCACGTCGATGTGTCAGAGGGAGTGATCCGCAATGAACTGTTGCCATTGCCGCTGCACGATATTGGCGGTGAAATCTATTTCGATAATCGCCACATCAAAGTCGATCGGCTTCACGGAATAAATGGAGCCACACAAGTTGAAGTACAGGGAGAAATTCTTCCGAGTACCCCGATCACCCTCGGATTGAAGTTTCGCCACGTCGAACTGAATGACACGCTGAAGGCGCGGCTGCCTGAGTTGCTTCGGCCGACAGTTCAGTCGCTGGGGTTGAGCGGAATCTGCGATCTCGACGCCACGTTGACGCAAGAAGGCAGTCGATGGGTTCCGAAGATCGACCTGATGCTCTCACAAGGAACGGTGACGCATAAGAATTTTCCGGTGACCGTTCGCGATGTGGTGGGTGAACTTCATCTGGAAAAGAATACGGCGGAGTTCACTGCGAAGGGCAAGTATGCAGGGCAGGAGGTCACCGCCGAAGGAACGATCCTCAATCCTGGTCGGGCGCATTCCGCCGATGTCCGTGTCAAAAGTGCCAATCTTCCCATTGATGATGAATCCCTGGCAGCATGTCCTCCTTCCCTGCGGAAGGCGATTGAGGCGCTCCGGCTACGAGGTCGTCACGATTTGCTCCTGCGGCTGAAACGCGAACCCGGTCTGAACGTGAAGTACGAACCGCAACTGGTGGTTCGCATCCACGACGGAGCGATGCGTTTCACAGAGTTCCCCTTTGCGATCCAGCAGTTGACGGGTCTTGTGAAATGGAAGGGTGATCTAGTTGAATTCCTCGACCTGGAAGGTGTTCACGATGGAGCCAAGATCTCAGGGAATGGCACGTATCGCATTCGGCCAGGACCGGGACGATTGGATTTAAGTGTTCAGGCAACCGACGCGGCGTTCGATCGATCGCTCGAAGACGCATTGCCGCCGTCGTTAAGGAACGTCTGGAAGGAGTTCAATCCTCAAGGCTACTTCAACATGACGACGGAGATGGCGTGGTCTCCCGGTTCGCGTTGCCAGATTCGGGTGCCGAGCGTCAAGGTTCGCGATGGTGTTGTTGTCGTGAAGAGTTTCCCGTGGGCTCTGCACGATCTGAGCGGTGATTTCTCGTACAATATGGAGCCAGGCAAGCTGGTCATCAACGACGTCGTGGCGAAGCACGATGCCGTTGAACTGAGCGCGAGCGGACAAGGATCGTTTTCCGAGGGAGCCCCGTGGCGACTCGAATTCAAAGAATTTAGTGTCGACAATTTGATTCCCAATGCGACCTTCCGCGATGCATTGCCCGCGTCGCTGCAGAAGACGTTCGATTTCCTGCGTCCCACGGGTTTCTATTCGTTTTATGGTCCCGTCGAGTTTTTCGGATCGAAGTCAGGTGACCGAACGCTCAACGCAACTTGGAATCTGAAAGCTGTTCTGTCGCGTTGTGGGATCTACGCTGGCGTTCCCGTCGAGGACATCAATGGCGAAGTGCATTTAAATGGGCAGTGGGATGGTCATCGAGCAAAACTAAAGGGTGAACTCGATCTCGATTCGATCTCGGTCTTCCGCCACCAGCAAACGGGATTGGCCTATCGCATTACGCAGATTCATGGTCCGATTTCGTTTCAGGGTGACACGTTTGTCGCCGGGACGGACGCGGCGATTCCACCGCGAGAGTCTGACTCACCCGATCCCGAAAAACGCGTTCGAGGATCGGTCTTCGATGGCCAGATCTTTCTCGATTCCGTGGTGACGCTGGGGGCTGAACCGAGCTATCGCGCGTTTGTGGAACTACAGAAGGGACGCTTGGAACGATATGCCCAGCAGTATCTGCGTGGTCAATCCAAGCTGGCTGGGGTGATGAACGGTTGGATCAATTTCCGCGGCAAGGGGAATGGTGTTGAGCAGATCGTCGGCGAGGGAAAGATGATCATCGCTCCGGCGGCGCTCTACGATTCGCCGCTCTTCGCGCGACTTTTCGAATTGTTTAAATTCCAAAGCACGCAAAGCGCGATGTTTGATCAAGCCACTGCGAATTTCACCGTGGCCAATTCCCAATTCGACTTCAATTCGATCGAGATGGTCGGCGAATCGTTGAATATGCGAGGACGCGGCTATATCCGATTCGATGGTGCCATGCAGCTTGATTTTGGTCTGCGTCTGCGTCAAATGATCCCCAATCCGTTCAAAGGACCGATGGCCGTTAAGGTGACCGGAAGCGTCAACGATCCCAAGGTTCGTTTCGTCGCCCTGCCAGAATTGGACGACGCCTTCCGCCAATTCATTGAGGCATTCGATCCACGCAAGATGGCGCCCGGCCCCGGCCTGTTTCCGGTACGCACGAGCAGCAAGACGGATGAATCGAAGCGTTGAACAGGTGGTGATCTCGTGGTTGCCGCCGATGCGTTCAATTTCGTCGGTTCGTCACGACGAATTGATGACGCGTGGCTTGAGTTCGCTCTCCGTTCTCGTCGTTCCGCGGATCTCGAAATTGTCTGTTCGGGATCCCGTACTGGCCGGATGGTTACTTCTTTCCCGGCGAGATCGGTATTCTATAGACCCGCAATGATGCGATGCCTGTTGATCCTGCCCTCGTGCCTCATCCCACCTTAACGAATTCGGATGTCATCCCAATGGCTGTACGAATTGTCGGACGTACGACGCATCCTCGAATCGCTTTGCTTGTGACGCGCGCTGTTGGATTGTTGCTCGCGACGACGATCCCATGCGGGTGGGCAGCCGAGGGACCTGGCGTCGACGATTCGAAAATTGAACAGGCGTTGTTCGAGCAGAGTGTTCGACCAGTACTCCAGAAGTATTGCCACCGCTGTCACAACGCGGACGATGCACAATCGGGCGTGCGTGTCGATCAGTTGGCGGCCGTGCCGGAAGATCGGCATCTCTCACTGCTCAAGGGAATTCAGCGGCAGGTTGAAGAGAGTTCGATGCCCCCAGAGGATGAGCCGGCATTGTCCGTTGACGAGCGGAAGACGCTCGTCGATTGGATCGAACGAGCCATCGTCTCGGCTTATCAACGAAAGCAGCAAAAGAACGGCGCGGTCCGGCGGCTGACCGTTTCGCAGTATCGAAATACCCTACGCGATCTGCTGGGGATCGAAGAGGATTTGACGAAATCGCTGCCTCCCGATCCGATTTCCAAAGATGGATTCGTGAATAACGCGCAGGCGATGGTGCTGTCGCCGCTGCAACTGGAAGCGTGCTTTGAGATCGCCGAAAAGGCACTCGATCTTTGCATTGTCGATGAACGTGTCCGACCTGTAGTTCAAACCTTCCGCATGGAACTCGGCGCGTCGATCAACTCGCAGCCGTGTCCGGATAACCTGATTCTGGGGGCGAACAACGCGCTGCTGAACAATGCCGACTTTCTTGTCACGGAACAGAAGCCCCTTAAACCGTTTGACTACCAACCATTCGCGATGCGTACGGCCTATGAGTTCATCGAAGGTTATGCCGGCAACGACACCGTTCGCGGCTGGCGGAAGTTCGACAGTATTTATCATTCCGTGTTTGCCTGCGTCCGAGGGACGCCCGGCTACCCCAAAGGTGAGCCGAATCAGGTCGTGGCCGAGGGGTTGCTACTACGCCCCGCCATACCGAGTGCTGAAATTTTCGGCCAGTCGGATACCTAT
The window above is part of the Schlesneria paludicola DSM 18645 genome. Proteins encoded here:
- a CDS encoding ArnT family glycosyltransferase; translated protein: MIQAIVCQRRFWLVILLALILRCGCAIAVQRYVAQNPGRLCLISGDAEGYWELAGKLAAGQEYSIYEPPRRLLRMPGFPLVLAIPRALFGDNPFAARMLLAVIGTVACGLTYWLGAELAGETVATLAGLYTAVSPLMVLFSVLFLSEMAFAAAMLASLAVLAHLVRRLAESSPSGSLSGFALQAGVLIGVATYMRPTWLLVGPGVGLLIMLFGPQTLVMRTRLAALICVGVAVTLAPWTIRNYQITHHVIPTTLWVGPSLYDGLNPSANGDSDMTFFEDDKLLHVMSEYEMDQEYRRRAWSFARENPQKTLWLALQKQIRYWSPSPNSVQFRAAAFHLVAWASYLPLLLFSLVGFYAARRDFWLLILTTAPILYFAALHLLFVGSLRYRLPAEFPLAVLAAVGIVYCWSGSSGSAAAVTSPPLVKSP